One stretch of Chitinophaga pendula DNA includes these proteins:
- the murA gene encoding UDP-N-acetylglucosamine 1-carboxyvinyltransferase: MSSAFEVRGGNRLKGEIVPQGAKNEALQIISAVLLTPEKVTISNIPDILDVNLLIELLGEIGVKTNRVSRDTCEFQADAINFEYLQHAEFRKKSGRLRGSVMIAGPLLARFGKAFIPKPGGDKIGRRRLDTHIIGFEKLGVQFVYDTDDNFFRLETSGLKGTFMLLDEPSVTGTANIVMAAVMAEGTTTIYNAACEPYIQQLCKMLNSMGAKISGVGSNLLTIDGVKYLGGCSHRMLPDMIEIGSFIGLAAMTQSEITIKNAGVEHLGVIPEKFRQLGIQLEIRGDDIYIPSQDSYEIQTFLDGSILTMYDHPWPGFTPDLLSIVLVVATQARGSVMIHQKMFESRLFFVDKLIDMGAQIVLCDPHRAVVIGLGRQHPLRGITMSSPDIRAGVSLLIAALSAEGKSTIQNIEQIDRGYQYIDERLRMLGADIKRV, encoded by the coding sequence GTGAGCAGTGCTTTTGAAGTAAGAGGCGGGAACCGCCTCAAAGGGGAGATTGTGCCCCAAGGCGCCAAAAACGAGGCTTTACAGATTATCAGTGCGGTATTGCTCACCCCTGAGAAGGTGACGATCAGTAATATTCCGGATATCCTGGATGTGAATTTGCTGATCGAGTTGTTGGGAGAGATCGGTGTGAAAACGAACAGGGTAAGTCGTGATACCTGTGAGTTTCAGGCTGATGCTATTAATTTCGAGTATTTACAGCATGCGGAGTTTCGCAAGAAGTCGGGCCGTTTAAGGGGTTCGGTGATGATTGCGGGTCCTTTGTTAGCCAGATTCGGGAAGGCATTTATTCCCAAACCTGGTGGGGATAAGATCGGGCGTCGCCGGCTGGATACACATATTATTGGTTTTGAGAAGCTGGGTGTACAGTTTGTGTACGATACGGACGACAACTTCTTCCGTTTGGAGACCAGTGGTTTGAAGGGTACTTTCATGCTGCTGGATGAGCCATCAGTAACTGGTACTGCCAACATTGTGATGGCAGCTGTGATGGCGGAAGGTACTACAACTATTTACAATGCGGCCTGTGAGCCTTATATACAGCAGTTATGTAAGATGCTGAACAGCATGGGTGCGAAGATCAGCGGGGTAGGATCTAACCTGCTGACTATTGACGGGGTGAAATACCTGGGAGGTTGTTCGCACCGGATGTTGCCTGATATGATCGAGATCGGGTCATTTATCGGATTGGCAGCGATGACGCAGAGTGAGATTACTATCAAAAATGCCGGTGTGGAGCATTTGGGTGTGATCCCGGAGAAGTTCCGTCAGCTGGGGATACAGTTGGAGATCCGGGGAGATGATATTTATATCCCTTCCCAGGATTCTTATGAAATACAGACGTTCCTGGATGGATCTATCCTGACGATGTATGATCATCCCTGGCCAGGTTTTACGCCGGATCTGTTAAGTATAGTATTGGTGGTAGCTACGCAGGCGAGGGGTAGTGTGATGATTCACCAGAAGATGTTTGAGAGTCGTTTGTTTTTTGTAGACAAGCTGATTGACATGGGGGCTCAGATCGTACTTTGCGATCCACACCGTGCGGTGGTGATCGGGCTGGGGCGTCAGCATCCTTTAAGAGGGATCACGATGTCGTCGCCGGATATCCGGGCGGGCGTATCATTGCTGATTGCGGCGTTGAGTGCAGAGGGAAAGAGTACGATCCAGAATATAGAACAAATTGACCGTGGTTACCAGTATATCGATGAGAGGTTGAGGATGCTGGGAGCGGATATCAAAAGAGTATAA
- a CDS encoding DUF4290 domain-containing protein, which translates to MEYNTTRNHLIMKEYGRNIQKMVEYLLTIEDRDQRQANAMAVIELMGTLNPHLRNVEDFRHKLWDHLFLISGFTLDVESPYPIPTSETLKARPDRLPYPKKYPKNRHFGKNLETVINKALEEENPEKKEGFTQTIGNYMKLAYTNWHKESVHDDAIRTELSNITQGQLEYQVGTTPQVPVPNTAPLGNSIAVPEYRLANNGNNNNNNKRKTFQQNKFKSNNGNKNNNNNNNNNNKNKYKNRNK; encoded by the coding sequence ATGGAATACAATACCACCCGTAATCACCTCATTATGAAGGAATACGGCAGGAATATCCAGAAGATGGTGGAATACCTGCTGACTATAGAAGACAGGGATCAACGTCAAGCCAATGCTATGGCGGTGATCGAGCTGATGGGGACGCTGAATCCGCATTTACGTAATGTGGAGGATTTCCGGCATAAGCTGTGGGATCACCTGTTCCTGATCTCTGGTTTTACGCTGGATGTGGAATCTCCTTATCCTATTCCTACGAGTGAGACCTTAAAGGCCAGACCTGACCGTCTGCCTTATCCGAAAAAATATCCCAAGAACAGGCACTTTGGTAAGAACCTGGAGACTGTGATCAATAAAGCACTGGAGGAAGAGAATCCGGAGAAGAAAGAAGGTTTTACACAGACCATCGGTAACTACATGAAGCTGGCTTATACCAACTGGCATAAGGAGAGTGTACATGACGATGCTATCCGTACTGAGCTGAGTAATATCACGCAGGGGCAGTTGGAATACCAGGTAGGTACTACTCCGCAGGTGCCTGTACCGAACACTGCTCCATTGGGTAACAGCATTGCTGTGCCGGAATACCGTCTTGCCAACAACGGTAATAACAACAATAACAACAAGCGCAAGACCTTCCAGCAAAACAAGTTCAAGAGCAACAACGGCAATAAGAACAACAACAACAATAACAATAACAACAACAAGAATAAATACAAAAACAGGAATAAGTGA
- a CDS encoding tryptophan 2,3-dioxygenase family protein, with the protein MVTTEIAEKIKRLEEKYAAMGQSLSAYLDGLLYADYLTYWDYINLDVLLNLQQPRTPIPDENIFIIYHQITELYFKLALQAISQMCEGDAPASAEVMSTQLRRINNYFRNLVSSFEIMVEGMDKEQFLQFRMALLPASGFQSGQFRMIEICSTDLLQLVYEPQRAPLAGTGLKDRLDHIYWRSGATELATGKKTLTLRQFELKYMEPFLKLATNYELCNVRARFLQLPEPERAAVIPLLKEYDLNINVRWPLMHYKSAVRYLHKKPEDIAATGGTNWQQYLPPKNKRIVFFPELWSEEELSNWGKLAMGE; encoded by the coding sequence ATGGTTACAACTGAAATCGCCGAAAAAATCAAGCGGCTGGAAGAAAAGTATGCCGCTATGGGCCAAAGCTTATCCGCTTACCTGGATGGTCTTTTATATGCCGACTACCTTACTTACTGGGATTATATCAACCTGGATGTATTGCTGAACTTGCAACAACCCCGTACGCCTATTCCTGATGAGAACATTTTTATCATTTACCACCAGATTACGGAGCTTTATTTCAAGTTAGCCCTGCAAGCTATTTCGCAGATGTGCGAGGGGGATGCACCTGCATCAGCGGAGGTGATGAGTACGCAATTGCGTCGTATCAACAATTATTTCCGGAACCTGGTTTCTTCTTTTGAGATTATGGTGGAAGGGATGGATAAGGAGCAGTTTTTACAGTTCCGGATGGCGTTGTTGCCAGCCAGTGGTTTTCAGAGTGGTCAGTTCCGGATGATAGAGATCTGTTCGACGGACCTTTTGCAGCTGGTGTATGAGCCACAGCGGGCGCCGCTGGCGGGTACGGGCCTGAAGGATCGGCTGGATCATATTTATTGGCGGAGTGGTGCTACGGAGCTGGCTACTGGTAAGAAGACGCTGACGTTGCGTCAGTTTGAGCTGAAGTACATGGAGCCTTTCCTGAAGCTGGCGACCAACTATGAGTTATGCAATGTACGGGCGCGTTTCCTGCAGTTGCCGGAGCCGGAGCGAGCGGCGGTGATCCCATTACTGAAGGAGTATGATCTTAACATCAACGTGCGTTGGCCGCTGATGCATTATAAGTCTGCTGTAAGATACCTGCATAAGAAGCCGGAAGATATAGCGGCTACTGGTGGTACGAACTGGCAGCAATACCTGCCTCCCAAGAACAAACGAATTGTATTTTTCCCGGAGTTGTGGTCGGAAGAGGAGCTCAGCAACTGGGGGAAGCTGGCGATGGGTGAATAG
- a CDS encoding NAD-dependent epimerase/dehydratase family protein, which yields MHTVQPVKVIITGATGMVGEGVLQVCLRHPEVTDVLVINRKPCGVEHPKLKEVIHGDFYDLRAVEGHLQGYNACFFCLGISSVGVSKEEYYKVTYTLTMHMGETLSRLNPDMVFDYISGGGTDTREQGRLHWARVKGKTENDLRKLPFRRAFAVRPGFIKPFKGLKRVHPFYKYINWLFPIGRALYPNGFCRMEELALAMIHTVTQGYEHDILQGRDIIALARRTEARK from the coding sequence ATGCATACAGTTCAGCCGGTAAAGGTGATCATTACAGGGGCGACGGGAATGGTGGGCGAGGGGGTGTTGCAGGTATGTCTGCGGCATCCGGAGGTAACGGATGTGTTGGTGATCAATCGTAAGCCCTGTGGGGTGGAGCATCCTAAACTGAAGGAGGTGATCCACGGTGATTTTTACGATCTGCGTGCGGTGGAGGGGCACTTGCAAGGGTATAATGCCTGTTTCTTTTGCCTGGGTATTTCGTCGGTGGGGGTGTCGAAGGAGGAGTATTACAAGGTGACCTATACGTTGACGATGCATATGGGGGAGACGTTAAGCCGACTGAATCCGGACATGGTGTTTGACTATATTTCGGGAGGGGGGACGGACACCCGTGAGCAGGGCCGGTTGCATTGGGCGCGGGTGAAGGGTAAGACGGAGAATGACCTGCGGAAGTTGCCTTTCCGGCGTGCTTTTGCGGTGCGGCCGGGGTTTATCAAACCATTTAAGGGATTGAAGCGGGTGCATCCTTTTTACAAGTATATCAACTGGTTGTTTCCGATAGGGAGGGCTTTGTATCCCAACGGATTTTGCCGGATGGAGGAGTTGGCATTGGCGATGATCCATACGGTTACGCAGGGATATGAACACGATATTCTGCAGGGGCGTGATATCATTGCGTTAGCAAGGCGTACGGAGGCCAGAAAATGA
- a CDS encoding Lrp/AsnC ligand binding domain-containing protein, protein MSHNLNIDKLDLQIISEMMHNAEISYADLGKKLFVSGGTIHVRMKKLQELGIVKGTKLHVDLKMIGYDVIAFIGIYLEKSSMYDTVAKELRKIPEMVRLNYTTGSYSMFAEIICKDITQLRRILHDELQKIKGIERTETLISLEESFYRTINVVE, encoded by the coding sequence ATGAGCCACAATTTGAATATCGACAAACTTGATTTACAGATCATCAGTGAGATGATGCATAATGCGGAGATCTCGTATGCGGACCTCGGCAAGAAGCTGTTTGTTTCCGGAGGTACTATCCACGTGAGAATGAAGAAGTTGCAAGAACTAGGTATAGTTAAAGGTACTAAATTACATGTAGATCTGAAAATGATCGGATATGATGTTATTGCCTTTATAGGAATTTATTTAGAGAAGAGTTCTATGTATGATACGGTGGCGAAGGAGCTGCGTAAGATACCGGAGATGGTTCGTCTGAACTATACGACGGGTAGTTACAGTATGTTTGCGGAGATCATTTGTAAGGATATTACACAATTGCGCCGGATACTGCATGATGAGTTGCAGAAGATCAAAGGAATAGAACGTACTGAGACCCTGATATCCCTGGAAGAGAGCTTTTATCGTACGATCAACGTTGTGGAATAG
- the trmB gene encoding tRNA (guanosine(46)-N7)-methyltransferase TrmB yields MGQKKLQRFAEIETFPNVLIYPEGMQGQWNAFFKNNNPLTLELACGKGDYTLGLARRFPDRNFLGVDLKGNRIWKGAKTALEEPLPNAAFLRTQIDKLNNYFNPGEIAEIWITFPDPFLRQSKSKKRLTHPKFLQLFQPLLAPGGTINLKTDSPELYQFTREAITASNCQIIEDIGDVYALPVVPPLLQIQTFYEGMHLADGRTIRYLKFALPAAPLDWRSIKLPSDEAVATGGED; encoded by the coding sequence ATGGGACAGAAAAAACTGCAACGATTCGCCGAAATAGAAACCTTTCCAAACGTACTAATCTACCCGGAAGGAATGCAAGGGCAATGGAATGCCTTCTTTAAAAATAATAACCCGCTTACGCTGGAACTAGCCTGTGGCAAAGGAGATTATACGCTCGGCCTCGCCCGCCGCTTCCCAGATCGTAACTTCCTGGGAGTCGACCTCAAAGGAAACCGCATCTGGAAAGGTGCCAAAACAGCATTGGAAGAACCACTCCCCAATGCCGCCTTCCTCCGTACCCAGATAGATAAACTCAATAATTATTTCAACCCGGGCGAAATCGCCGAAATATGGATCACCTTCCCCGATCCATTCCTCCGTCAGTCAAAATCCAAAAAAAGATTGACACATCCAAAGTTCCTCCAACTCTTCCAGCCCCTGCTGGCCCCGGGAGGTACCATCAATCTGAAGACCGACTCACCGGAACTCTACCAGTTCACCCGGGAGGCGATTACCGCTAGCAACTGCCAAATCATAGAAGATATCGGCGATGTATACGCACTCCCCGTTGTACCACCGCTGTTACAAATACAAACCTTCTACGAAGGCATGCACCTGGCCGATGGCCGCACCATCCGTTATCTGAAATTCGCATTACCCGCTGCCCCACTCGACTGGCGCAGCATCAAACTGCCATCCGATGAAGCAGTCGCCACTGGTGGAGAAGATTGA
- a CDS encoding DUF5522 domain-containing protein codes for MKQSPLVEKIDFYYNEAGYMVFTEKYHRDRGYCCGNGCKHCPFDYEKVPEPKRSALLAKRKETGNHQ; via the coding sequence ATGAAGCAGTCGCCACTGGTGGAGAAGATTGATTTCTACTATAACGAAGCCGGATACATGGTATTCACCGAAAAATACCATCGCGACAGAGGCTACTGCTGCGGAAACGGTTGCAAACATTGTCCATTCGATTATGAAAAAGTACCCGAACCAAAAAGAAGTGCCCTCCTGGCCAAAAGAAAAGAAACAGGCAACCACCAATGA
- a CDS encoding MGMT family protein gives MKKYPNQKEVPSWPKEKKQATTNEKNPSFFEKVFELARLVPKGRVTTYGTIAEAAGIRLSARMVGWAMHAAGKVHPPVPAHRVVNRNGMLTGKHHFPTPTLMEELLAKEGVVVKNDKVQQFKELLWTPGEPDPGPSAIKPKAASKAAQKTVAKPVTKASTRKTNTKNNTKKTK, from the coding sequence ATGAAAAAGTACCCGAACCAAAAAGAAGTGCCCTCCTGGCCAAAAGAAAAGAAACAGGCAACCACCAATGAGAAAAATCCCTCATTCTTCGAAAAAGTATTCGAACTGGCCCGCCTCGTTCCTAAAGGTCGCGTCACCACCTACGGTACCATAGCCGAAGCCGCCGGCATCCGCCTGTCCGCTAGAATGGTCGGATGGGCCATGCACGCCGCCGGTAAAGTACACCCGCCCGTACCAGCCCATCGCGTCGTGAACCGCAACGGTATGCTCACCGGCAAACATCACTTCCCCACCCCCACACTCATGGAAGAGCTGCTGGCCAAAGAAGGCGTGGTCGTTAAAAATGATAAAGTCCAACAGTTCAAAGAACTCCTATGGACACCAGGCGAACCCGACCCCGGCCCCAGTGCCATAAAACCCAAAGCCGCTTCAAAAGCTGCCCAAAAAACAGTGGCAAAGCCCGTTACCAAAGCGTCCACCCGCAAAACCAACACAAAGAATAACACGAAAAAAACAAAGTAA
- a CDS encoding IPExxxVDY family protein, which produces MSILKLRLDQDQLIEDFFESTHLVGIVSSARDYQLCWQINQQMHCAFRVNNSLEINLSKGHRSFYFTVFEFPEPTKSGAHYLYNNHCKAEFLLPELKNIDYLWLIKGDYYQQDDVKKLIEDMRRVPLVQLVSLLDIRDIKNKMNLIF; this is translated from the coding sequence ATGTCCATACTTAAATTAAGACTCGATCAGGACCAATTGATCGAAGACTTTTTTGAATCCACACACCTCGTTGGTATCGTCTCCTCCGCCCGCGACTACCAACTATGCTGGCAGATCAATCAACAAATGCACTGCGCATTCCGGGTAAATAACTCCTTGGAGATCAACCTCTCCAAAGGCCATCGCTCTTTCTATTTCACTGTGTTCGAATTCCCGGAACCCACCAAGTCCGGCGCACACTACCTCTATAACAACCATTGTAAAGCAGAATTCCTCCTGCCTGAACTCAAGAATATTGACTACCTCTGGCTCATCAAAGGAGACTATTACCAACAGGATGATGTCAAAAAATTAATAGAAGATATGCGCCGCGTACCCCTTGTTCAATTGGTTTCTTTATTGGATATTCGGGATATCAAAAACAAAATGAATCTCATATTTTAG
- a CDS encoding 4a-hydroxytetrahydrobiopterin dehydratase, with amino-acid sequence MWQEKDNQLYRAFEFKDFVSAFAFMTKVALLAEKMDHHPYWTNVYNKVEIFLNTHDAGNIVTDKDRQLAKAIDGIL; translated from the coding sequence ATGTGGCAAGAAAAAGATAATCAACTCTATCGGGCGTTCGAATTCAAAGACTTTGTATCCGCTTTCGCGTTCATGACCAAAGTAGCACTACTGGCCGAAAAAATGGATCACCATCCCTACTGGACCAATGTCTACAACAAAGTCGAAATATTTCTAAATACCCACGATGCAGGCAACATCGTTACCGACAAAGACCGCCAATTAGCTAAAGCCATAGATGGCATTTTATAA
- a CDS encoding histidine kinase translates to MRPYLYSLEGNSRALSVAQVAVLPFKKDTTLFHKGVRNLGRPHEVWFRFHIRNTGPTDSAITLFTGYHDYIYWYRQDTPQQYTRLSQTGLMLDKNGVERWEHYGLRVAVPAQNTRTFYLHVISKTYNESDLMPVLLNNRQYHAFRDHQLHAYRKEAMVIFLLLGMLFVFLSIAIINYIQLPDRSYLFFAAYILGLILFFALRLEIKPFQLSIFYQWPMLKYYWNTPALIFCFYFMPVVFGNFFLNMRQRYPFMQRIFAIVALIAAAIILIGLLCAAYQLYHIPGIIYTYVYLCTLIPMFIIFIALARRSRHHPLVRFFLLGTLTFYITSLTSFLLQVRAEGWQSALGQLSEPSYLLIIGILLQAMFFLAGLSYRNKLVHNERTKTQELLIKQLNKNKELQRKLNEQLEELVKEQTTEILRKKQELEEQRKLQMDIEYDKKLTEIELKAIRAQINPHFIFNCLNSIQLFVMQKDYEYAQKYLSDFSYLIRKTLDFSRRNFISLADEIMYLNTYLGLEKMRFENKMEYEIIVDAHIATAETEVPAMLLQPYVENAVKHGMINPGEPIGKLSIRFNLTGADILECIIEDNGIGIARSKELRTLPKHHQSSGMEISFNRAELLNKMYNTGIYIEIIDKSAHNFAESGTIVKIFIPQL, encoded by the coding sequence TTGCGCCCGTACCTGTACTCCCTGGAAGGCAATAGCCGCGCACTCTCCGTTGCGCAAGTCGCCGTATTGCCCTTCAAAAAAGATACAACCCTCTTCCATAAAGGCGTCCGTAACCTCGGCCGCCCACACGAAGTATGGTTCCGGTTCCATATCAGGAACACCGGCCCCACCGACTCCGCCATCACCTTATTCACCGGCTATCACGACTATATCTACTGGTACCGGCAGGATACCCCCCAGCAGTACACCCGCCTCTCCCAAACAGGCCTCATGCTCGACAAAAATGGCGTAGAACGATGGGAACATTATGGCCTCCGCGTCGCCGTACCCGCTCAAAACACCCGCACCTTCTACCTGCATGTCATCAGCAAAACCTACAACGAAAGCGATTTAATGCCCGTACTGCTCAATAACCGCCAATACCACGCATTTCGCGATCACCAATTACATGCTTACCGCAAAGAAGCCATGGTCATATTCCTGCTCCTCGGTATGCTCTTCGTATTCCTCAGTATCGCCATCATCAACTACATCCAACTGCCAGACAGATCCTACCTCTTCTTCGCAGCATATATATTGGGCCTCATCCTATTCTTCGCATTACGCCTGGAGATCAAACCATTCCAACTCTCCATCTTCTACCAATGGCCCATGCTCAAATATTACTGGAATACACCAGCACTCATCTTCTGCTTCTACTTCATGCCAGTGGTATTCGGCAACTTCTTCCTCAACATGCGGCAGCGATATCCCTTCATGCAAAGAATATTCGCCATCGTCGCCCTCATCGCCGCTGCCATCATCCTCATCGGACTACTATGCGCAGCATACCAGCTATACCATATCCCAGGTATCATCTACACCTACGTATACCTCTGTACGCTGATACCCATGTTCATCATATTCATCGCACTGGCCCGACGCTCCAGACACCACCCATTAGTACGGTTCTTCTTACTAGGTACACTCACCTTCTATATCACCAGCCTCACCTCCTTCCTCCTGCAGGTCAGAGCAGAAGGATGGCAAAGCGCCCTCGGACAACTATCCGAACCCTCCTACCTGCTGATCATCGGTATACTGCTCCAAGCCATGTTTTTCCTGGCAGGCCTCAGCTATCGAAATAAACTGGTACACAACGAACGCACCAAAACACAGGAACTCCTCATCAAACAACTAAACAAAAACAAAGAACTACAACGCAAACTCAACGAACAACTGGAAGAACTCGTAAAAGAACAAACCACCGAAATACTGCGAAAAAAACAGGAACTCGAAGAACAACGCAAACTCCAAATGGACATTGAGTATGATAAGAAACTCACAGAAATAGAACTAAAAGCAATCCGCGCACAGATCAACCCCCATTTTATCTTCAATTGCCTCAACTCCATTCAGCTGTTCGTCATGCAAAAAGACTACGAATACGCACAAAAATACCTGTCAGACTTCTCCTATCTCATCCGTAAAACACTCGACTTCTCCCGCCGCAATTTCATCTCCCTGGCAGACGAGATCATGTACCTCAACACCTACCTCGGACTGGAGAAAATGCGCTTCGAAAACAAAATGGAATACGAGATCATCGTCGATGCGCACATCGCTACCGCCGAAACCGAAGTACCTGCCATGCTCCTCCAACCCTATGTCGAAAACGCCGTCAAACATGGTATGATCAACCCCGGCGAGCCGATCGGCAAACTGTCCATCCGCTTTAACCTCACCGGCGCCGATATCCTCGAATGTATCATCGAAGATAATGGTATCGGCATCGCCAGATCCAAAGAACTACGCACCCTCCCCAAACACCACCAATCCTCCGGTATGGAAATCAGCTTTAACCGCGCCGAACTGTTGAACAAAATGTATAATACCGGCATTTACATAGAAATAATCGACAAATCAGCACATAATTTTGCAGAAAGCGGTACTATTGTGAAGATTTTCATTCCACAACTATAG
- a CDS encoding LytR/AlgR family response regulator transcription factor: MIKAVIIDDERNSRDIIALMLGKYCPDITIAAMASDCADGIAQIQQHKPELVFLDLEMPDGTGFDVLTGAEGHPFEAVFVTAFEKKFLHTIRFSEVEIMLKPIDKESLLQAVAITSHRIQSGASKQRYAVLLENFRYSQPASWQMLLPAANDKDQVIPLADITYLEAQQDHSLFHLKNGTQLLSERSFRYYADLLTPLRFYQINNMQMVQIHQIQRVHQDSNQLTLTGGAKLEITERRKKDLMQQR, from the coding sequence ATGATAAAGGCGGTAATTATTGACGACGAAAGAAATAGCCGGGATATCATTGCACTCATGTTGGGCAAATATTGTCCCGATATCACCATCGCAGCAATGGCCAGCGATTGTGCGGATGGTATAGCACAAATACAGCAACATAAACCAGAACTGGTATTCCTGGATCTGGAAATGCCCGACGGCACCGGATTCGACGTACTCACCGGCGCCGAAGGCCACCCCTTTGAAGCCGTCTTCGTCACCGCCTTCGAAAAGAAATTCCTCCATACCATCCGCTTCTCCGAAGTAGAAATCATGCTGAAACCTATCGACAAAGAAAGCCTCCTGCAAGCAGTCGCTATCACCAGCCATCGTATCCAATCCGGAGCCAGCAAACAACGCTATGCCGTCCTGCTCGAAAATTTCCGGTATAGCCAACCCGCTTCCTGGCAAATGTTACTGCCCGCCGCCAACGACAAAGACCAGGTCATCCCCCTGGCAGATATCACCTACCTCGAAGCCCAACAAGATCATAGCCTATTCCACCTGAAAAATGGTACCCAACTCCTCTCCGAAAGATCCTTCAGATACTACGCTGACCTCCTCACTCCCCTGCGGTTCTATCAGATCAATAACATGCAGATGGTCCAGATACACCAAATACAACGCGTACACCAGGATAGCAATCAGCTTACCCTCACCGGTGGCGCTAAACTGGAAATAACAGAAAGAAGGAAAAAGGATTTGATGCAACAACGATAG
- a CDS encoding outer membrane beta-barrel protein, whose protein sequence is MKKLIVMTALALFGAKFANAQFKAGDVLVGGTLGANSKSTKVDGTSNKTTVTGFTISPRVGVALNSQWMIGIVANTELSNTKVKTANAEAKVKSTLFAPGVFVRNYHTIGSSNFAFFGEATASYRYSKEPNSLGKDVKGNGFGIEVAPGIAYFITKRFALEGKFGGLGYTYDTFKTDGSDVKTKVGEFDFAFTKSFQVGVNFIF, encoded by the coding sequence ATGAAAAAGTTGATTGTAATGACCGCGCTCGCACTTTTTGGTGCTAAGTTCGCTAACGCTCAGTTCAAAGCAGGTGATGTATTAGTAGGTGGTACTTTAGGTGCCAACAGCAAATCCACTAAAGTAGATGGAACCAGCAACAAAACTACTGTTACTGGCTTCACTATCAGCCCAAGAGTAGGCGTTGCCCTCAATAGCCAATGGATGATCGGTATCGTAGCAAATACAGAACTCTCCAATACCAAAGTAAAAACTGCTAACGCTGAAGCTAAAGTGAAAAGCACCCTGTTCGCTCCAGGTGTATTCGTTCGTAACTACCATACTATCGGTAGCTCTAACTTCGCTTTCTTTGGTGAAGCAACTGCTTCTTACCGCTACAGCAAAGAGCCTAACAGCCTCGGTAAAGATGTAAAAGGTAATGGCTTTGGTATCGAAGTAGCTCCTGGTATTGCTTACTTCATCACCAAACGTTTCGCACTGGAAGGTAAATTCGGTGGCCTCGGTTACACTTATGACACTTTCAAAACCGATGGTTCTGATGTTAAAACCAAAGTGGGTGAATTTGACTTCGCTTTCACTAAATCTTTCCAGGTTGGCGTAAACTTTATCTTCTAA
- a CDS encoding quinol oxidase subunit 4 → MKKMTYTTATLLLSGILLFGSCVTTRDNGGNPHRLPPGQAKKIYGTQSAKPFAPGQQKKGY, encoded by the coding sequence ATGAAAAAGATGACATACACAACCGCTACGCTATTACTATCAGGTATCCTGTTATTCGGTAGTTGCGTAACCACCAGGGATAACGGTGGTAATCCTCATCGACTACCGCCGGGCCAGGCTAAAAAAATCTATGGCACCCAAAGTGCAAAACCATTTGCACCAGGACAACAAAAGAAAGGATATTAA